actatttaAGTGATGATTTACAACATTCATATGATGATAACTATACCAGCAGTCCTCTGCTCAACTTTATAAACCTTCTGCTGATGTAGAGggaagaatgaaaaaaaaaatgttgaatatttgACAGACTTTTGAAAGATGCATGTGTGGTGACTGGGGATGCGTACATTTTACATTTGAACTCAATACAGTCCTGATACCTGGTACCTGGGAATCAGTATCGTTACTTAACAGTATTcgttttaaatacttttgttcATTCTGGCTGCTCTGTGTTAGCAGGCTTAGATTTGGTTCTTTCAAATGCCTGAAAAAGGCTCAACTGTCTTTTCAAAATTTTGATAAACACAAACCATAAGAACCACATAGGCAGTAGGCTACGCAGGGTAGAAGAAGAATATAGCACCAGGATTCAAAATCAGCTACGTAAAATACAATAAGTGGCCTTTATGCATCTGTattaccccccccccaaaaaaaaaaaaaaagaacaccttCAAAAAAATCATAGGCACAGTGCGTACAGGATTCCAGCTGGCGGCACCACTGGCTAGCGTAATgtgcatcacattttaaaaacatactttGACCATATGCTTTAAATATTCACATTCTCTCACAAAGACAATCTCTAGTTGTGCTTAAGTCAGGCTCATGAAAGCATATACTACCGTTCAAGTGGTGATATGATGACAGACAACTGTTCCAACAGTCCTCTGCTCAGCTTCATAAACCTTCTGCTGATGCAGAgggaagaacaaaaaaacatatttcatgtaGAATATCTGACAGAATTTTGAAAGATGCATGTGTGGTGACTGGGAATGCGTACCTTTCATATTTGACCTGACACGGTACTTATACCTGGTACCTGGGAAACAGTATCGTTACTTTAAAGTTTTTGTGTGATGATTGATGGTAAAtgataaaatctttttttttaaatgaaacatttatttctcaatttataattaaatatattcaaACAACATACAACTGCCTCATCTTCCATTCCCTTAAAGTCACAGGGATGTGTTTTGTGTACCTAAACATGGTAACATTTGATTTTACATGAGTCAGTACCCGCTCGTGTCGACAAACTTTGGTCAGTTCCTTAAAGTAGTGAATTTGGTACCCATCCCTAGTAGTGACTTATTAAAACGGttctaaacatttattttggaaaaaataattcaacCTTCATTATTTATTGAGTTACTTCAACAACTTGGTCCAAAAgcagaaacttaaaaaaaaaatattgtggtgGTTTTCAAATATTTGGTTTCAGAACTGAAACAAAATCAGCAGCAGAGCAacttaactttttatttatttatttatgtaagaACCTCAACTTTTCCTTCAAAAGTAACTATTTGAGTTGTATCGAAGACAATACGTGTCAAAAACTAAAATACGGGAATGCAGgagaaaaacaggaagttaaaaATCTCTTTTTAATGTCTTGGAATTGTTTGTTGGGATTCTTTGTAGTTACTTCCCTCTTTTATACTCAGGAAAAGATAAAGGACAGATGGACAGTCCTCTTTCAACAACAGAACAGGTAAACTGCTTCTTTAAACATGTCACAAAGTGCTGATAGTTGTCTCGCTGCATGAAAAGTAATTTAATACATGTTTGTCAAATGTTTAAGAGCTCAACTGATTGTTGCCAAGGAGACCAAACAAATTTTCCAGCTACTCAGTCTTCTACTGATGATACTAACAGTCAACAAAATACTACAAATGGTAAATATCTGCTTTATTATTCATATTCTCCCACAAACTAAAATATGAGTATTCAAGAGAGAAACAGGAAGTtggtaatctttttttaatgtcttggaATTGTTTGTTGGGATTCTTGGTTAGTTACTTCCCTCTTTTATAAGCAGGAAAGGATAACAGACAGATGGACTTTTCTTCTTTCGAAACAGAACGGGTAAACTGCTTCTTTAAACATGTCACAAAGATCTGATAGTTGTCTCACTGCATGAAAGCTAATTTAATACATGTTTATCAAATGTTTATGAAGGGAAGCAATGCTGGAGATTGCGCAGCTAATCGTTGCCAAGGAGACCAAATGAAAGGTTCTCAGTCTTTAACTGATGACACTAACAGTCAAGAGAATACTACAAATGGTAAAGATctgcttcatacaataatattTTCTCACAAAGACACAATCTCTAGTCATGCTTAAGTCAGCCTTAtaattaagcaatatcacatGAGATGGAGTGCTGCTGTGCTGAAATATTAGCACTGGTATGAGTTGGCCATAGATTCAATTCAGAAAGTTCAATTTCCATTCATCCACCTAATGTGAGATGATGTTTGTAATTACACAGTCAAATTTGATGGGATCAATACATAAAACCATGAGAACTTATCTGATTTTGTCCCTTGTGACAAGataatagtttagtttttatacgtgaataaaaaaatagtcaGATTTGGTATAGCTTTTGTTAACATGCATTTCTTTGAAAATCAGTCATAGTCTAGGCTAGTGTTGTGGtactcaagaccggtcttggactcgagaccaaattttaaaggtctcggcctcggaagcattttgactcggtcttgtctcggactcgggctgcccggactcgggattttccgtcaagaatgtttgagaccagcactaattccagctttttcaaaacttttttataatgtgataataaagaGAAGAATggaataaaacaatcctttattcattctttaatccaccccgtataatgaccacaaccttccttaatgtgactgagtgacacgtgtgcgtgtgtgtgtgtgtgtgtgtgtgtgtgtgtgtgtgtgtgtgtgtgtgtgtgtgtgtgtgtgtgtgtgtgtgtgtgtgtgtgtgtgtgtgtgtggctacgatTTCAGTTTGGACGACAGAGTGCAAGGAGATataaactaatcaccggtaaaaaaaaaaatcccagtaaaactccagaaaacaatcaccagtaataaatattatctccctggtaaagacagtagctctaacaactggtaaaatgataaactggtgatattacagcctgtgaatgcaatacgggggacacatttactccgcctctgggtccgagtgccagccgtccggtgaagcctgttccgtttaccgaggtccgtgtgtgtttaataagaaAGTGTGTGTCCgagcagaatgactcaaataactgtaaagaggtcttatatgagtgtattttctttttaaagttgtgtttttttgaggctttagactccaattacatttatgtatataatatgttcccgacaatataaacaggttcacaatataattattttttatagtttctgtttgcactgtatccagaataataataataattctcaacaagaactattgattgatttgtcacatgactgttccagggtttgagtttgttgtatttagtttcacatctacctggagctctttgttttttagattgctgccaacttgtttgtagttttttttcactAAGTTTCACGTTTACAGTTaaagctggaaacctttgttaattgaatatcctagttcaTTGATTACAGCaactaaattaaactgtatcaactacatgaattaataaaaatggtctgtgtaaaggctttttcaaactaaaaatctaTCTTGTGGACTCtatgacctgttgacctgcacaactcaaagaatcagaatcaagaatcattatttcttggcagaaatacttttaaacacttgctgtacattcagctgacataaaaatcttggtttcaaatatgtagaataattgtgaatttatcagtagcagtcgtcgttttaatattttagttaatttttttgcaggcacctttgaTGTccctcaaatgtatttaaaataaactaaaattaagaaagaatgttatttaactgtcgaaccttgtcataattttttttagttacatatttttttaaattgaaaaaaatttttttatggtcttggtctcggtctcggcttgtctcagtcttggtcttgactcagtctcggctcccaaaagtcttggtcttatcttggtctcggtgcattctggtctcgggcaattcttggtcttggatagtgtggtcttgaacacaacactagtctaggcattttcattttaaaatgtagtcAAAAAATACTATGACAAAAAGTTTAAGTGGAAAAAGTTAAGACTGCCTCTCATGgtattttcaaaagaaaagtgatGATGGTTTATGGGATGGcaagaaatgtaaaatgtacCTTAAAATACGAGTCAAACTGCTATGACAATTTGGAGATCGTTAGAGTTTTTTGTGTATGATGTTTTTGATGCAGTTCATTCTGAAGACTCAGTGCTTTCTTTCTGTGTTCTGATTTCTACAGCTGcaaatgtcaaaaaaataatggattttatgaggaaaaaatctctaaatcatgtttttctatttatttattctttacacAGAAATTAACCTGGAAAGCTTTCTAAAGGATCTTGGTTTGGAAcagcattacagaaaaaaactatcACTTCAAAATATACTTCAAATTGATAAGAAGACCATTGATGATGAACCTGCCAAGTGTAAATCACACCTTCCCtggcattttttaaagaaactgaTGATGGTTAATGTGACAGcaagaaatgtaaaatatgaTTCAGATAAAAATTCAAATGATGATGGCATGTCAGAGAACACAGAGTTAGATTTCAATGATCTTTTTGATGTAGCTAATTCAGAAGACATGGTAAATCCTCTAGATGTGATAACTGCTCTATTTCTGTGTTCTGATGGGTTTGTTCAGCAGCAAATGGCTCTGAAGATGTCAATGTGTCAGTTTCCAGTGCCCTTGCTGCTTCCCAGTTGTGACAGTCAACAGTGCACATTGATGCTGTGGGCTATGAGAGACATTGTAAAGCAGTATAGACCTGAAGCTCTTTCAGAGTCCAAGGACTTCACAGAAGAAAGAATAGTCCTCTCTAATCTACCAATGGTCTCCTTTGTGAGACTGGGTGAGTGCTCCCTGTCAAAGTCAGAGACCCTGAACAAGCTGCTGAGTAACTCACAGCAGTACCACAACATCTTTGTTCACCACAACATGGAATGTGGTGACAGTCCACGAAGAATATCCAATGGGTTGACTGAAATTACTTGGTACCTTCCTTgtggcaacaaaaacattgatattTTCAGTCAACCAGTGGCAGTGGCTAACCTTCGTGGAGACATTGAATCTTTTGAGACACAATATGCATTTCTGTGTCAGGCATCTGCAgcagtttttgtgtttcttgacAAGTTAGATGATCTGAGCCGTCTCTCTAAAAAGCAACATCACCAAACACAGATTTTCTTAGTAGGTAACATAGGTGACAAATTCCCTGATGTTACCTTTCTAAATCAggtaacaaaaacattaggctTGACCAAAAACAACCTACTTTTTAAGAAAAACCAAGAAAATTATGCAAATTTTATCAAACGTTTGAGGGAAGCAGTTTCTAAAGTTATTTCTAAGACAGAGAGAAAGATGAGTATTGAGCAGATGGCTAACATTGCCCATGAACTGAGAATCTGGGTCGATGAAGACTTTCCTGAGTGTCAAACAGCAAAACAACATGCTGATGCCATCACTGCAGagattcaagacactttgacaTTCAAAGAAGAGCAGCTTCCATTACAAGGCCAAATATGGAAGGAACTGACAAGTCTAGAGAAAGAAGAGTTTCGCCTTCAAAAGCTTGGATCTGAAAACATAGAAAAGCGTAAAAGTGACCTAAAAGAAAAGATAGATACACTGCGACAAAACCAAAACTCTAAAGACTTTTCAAATGCAATGAAAAGCTTCATCACTGCATTGTCTTTGCCGCAGATAGAGAGGAACTACTTTCTAAAGTGGATGCAGATATACCTTGATGATGTGTCTCGCATTAAACTGTCTGAACTCAGGGATCTGTatgaagaaaagagaaaaagctCTGAGAACAAAGAGGAGATCAAACAACTTGACCAACAACTGACCAACAGTTCATTGGGGACTGAACACTTTTTCCGTGAAATGGGTCAGATGTACGAAGCTTCACGGTTCCTTCCAGAAACAGATCCATCCCGAcaacaactgaaatatttaccTGAACTGTGTGCACAGTTGTTAATGGATGGATTTCCTTTTGAACTTGTGGATGGAGATGCATCCAACATACCCCTTCAATGGGTCAGTGATGTTCTCTCTCAGCTTAATGAAATAGTTTCTCCAAAGAACAAGATCTTGGTGGTCACAGTACTTGGAGTTCAGAGCACAGGAAAGTCCACTCTCCTTAACACCATGTTTGGAGTGCAGTTTGCAGTCAGCTGTGGTCGATGCACTCGAGGAGCCTTCATGTTGCTCATCAAAGTCCATGAAGAGTTTAAGACAGTCCTAAACTGTGACTTCATTGTGATCATTGACACTGAGGGCCTAAAGTCACTAGAGGGGGCTCAATTGAACAAAAACAGAGACTATGATAATAAGCTTGCAACACTTGTTGTGGGGATGAGCAATATAACTATTACAAACCTTGCAACAGAGAATTTAACTGAAATGAAGGACATCCTTCAAATAGTGCTGCATGCATTTCTCAGGGTAAGGGAGATAGACAAAAAACCTAAATGTATCTTTGTTCACCAGAATGTTTCAAGTGCAGCAGCCCATGAGAAGAACACACAAGCCCAGGATCATCTGTTAAAACTGTTGAATGAACTAACTCAGACCATTGCCCAAACTGACCAAAAAGAGTGCAAGAGCTTTTCTGATATAATGGAGTACAATCCCAACACTGGGAACTTTTTCATTCCTGGGCTCTGGAATGGGAACCCACCAATGGCTCCAGTAAATGTAGGCTACAGTGAAGCTGTATATGAGCTAAAAAAGAGCCTCATCCAGCCAATGGAAAATGTTGATTTTGGTGCGTATTCTATTTGTAAGTTTCAAAGCTGCTTGAAGATCTTGTGGGATGCAATAAAGCATGAAAACCTTTTACTCAGTTTCAGAGATAGTCTTGAAACCGTAGCACACAACAGACTGAGAACAGAGTTTGAGGATTGGGACAACAAATTCATAAATGAAGTGAAACAGTGGATAACAGATGCAGAGACAAAAATATCAAACCGTAAATcaaataatttaacaaaatcTGAAACAAAGAAATTAgtcaaagcattaaaaaaaacagctacaATTATGCTGTCTGATGGGGAGAGAAAAATCCTTGATAATCTGACTCAGTATTTTAGTCAGACAGAAGGTCTTGTACATCTGGTCACAGGATACAGGGagaattatgagaaaaaagtaaagaaagatAGACAGGGTTTGGAAAAACTTGTAAATACTCGGCTTCAAATGGCAGAAGATATCGCACTGAAAAGGTATTATAGACAAAATTATGTGTGagtaataaaagcaaaaaatccATATTGCACCTGAGGATTTACATGAAAAAGGTGTCAAATGAGTGACAGAATATTATACCAAAATGGAACTTACTGTTTGGAATATGGccattttaactcattcagtgccagccatttttaaattttctacccccctcagtgccagccatttttgagcattttacGGCACAGTTCCAGGAGTCAAAACAACTTAAACTCAATGTGACAAACGTGCTTGAGGAAAGCACAAATTGCTTCATGGAGGGTTATTAATCTTGTTAATTTGCTGTGATGGTAAACAATGTTGTCTAGCATTGCATGTTTTTACCTGAATCCTGAAATATGGTTTTTAGTGGTAGCCTAGATAGTGGTCAGAGGAGAGGGCTGGAGGACTGGAATgactttattaatcactagcgtGAAAAACAAAGGTTAATATTACAGTTTTAATAAGAACCCTGTCCCCTCATCCCTGCAAGGACCCCCGCTTCCTGGACAGCCTTTTTAGAGGGTTCTCGACTCATCTTTTTTCAACCTAAAAGCTAATGTTCtttataatttgtttttccTTCACCTCTATAATCAGTTTCATATTCTTTGTTTTAATATATTGTTCTTTAACGTGTTGCCTGTGTTGTTCCATTAAATGTAATTGTCTAGATTGTGTTATTCTTGCAGTTATGCACATTGTAATTCACGAATGAAaactaatgaaataaatgtttccCTACATTATTCCTTCTTTGTATTAATTGTTGATTTTTAATCTCCATTTAAGGTTTTCCATGTGTACTTTAgtttatgtaaaataaaatgtaatggcTTGAGCCACTATAGAGTCTTGTACCTGGGAGATGAAATTCGGCTTTGCGTGGTAAGTATCTACATAACACTGTTTTAACAAAACATATGATATACTGACCGGAACATATAATTTGACACAATATGTCTGCCGGTTCTAGTCAAATTgcactgatattaaaaactaaaagtgACAGACTATTGACTGACAGattaatagctgggtttcagtcACGTGATTATGATGACGCACGCAAGGGGCACAATTtcagat
This window of the Gouania willdenowi chromosome 18, fGouWil2.1, whole genome shotgun sequence genome carries:
- the LOC114480654 gene encoding up-regulator of cell proliferation-like isoform X1, which produces MDSPPPTTEQSSTDCCQGHQTDPPGPQSSTDDTNIQQNTTNGNDKGQRDSPPPTTEQKGRNAGNCSADICQGDQTDPPGPQSSTDDTNSQQNTTNERDKGQMDFSSSKTEQGSNAGDCAANRCQGDQMKGSQSLTDDTNSQENTTNGRDKGQMDISPPTTEQKGINAGNCSADICQGDQTDPPGPQSSTDDTNSQQNTTNGRDKGQMDSPPPTTEQSSTDCCQGDQTNPPGPQSSTDDTKSQQNTNGNDKGQRNSHLPTTEQSSTDCCQGDQTDPPGPQSSTDDSNSQQNTTNGKDKGQMDSPLSTTEQSSTDCCQGDQTNFPATQSSTDDTNSQQNTTNAGKDNRQMDFSSFETERGSNAGDCAANRCQGDQMKGSQSLTDDTNSQENTTNEINLESFLKDLGLEQHYRKKLSLQNILQIDKKTIDDEPAKCKSHLPWHFLKKLMMVNVTARNVKYDSDKNSNDDGMSENTELDFNDLFDVANSEDMVNPLDVITALFLCSDGFVQQQMALKMSMCQFPVPLLLPSCDSQQCTLMLWAMRDIVKQYRPEALSESKDFTEERIVLSNLPMVSFVRLGECSLSKSETLNKLLSNSQQYHNIFVHHNMECGDSPRRISNGLTEITWYLPCGNKNIDIFSQPVAVANLRGDIESFETQYAFLCQASAAVFVFLDKLDDLSRLSKKQHHQTQIFLVGNIGDKFPDVTFLNQVTKTLGLTKNNLLFKKNQENYANFIKRLREAVSKVISKTERKMSIEQMANIAHELRIWVDEDFPECQTAKQHADAITAEIQDTLTFKEEQLPLQGQIWKELTSLEKEEFRLQKLGSENIEKRKSDLKEKIDTLRQNQNSKDFSNAMKSFITALSLPQIERNYFLKWMQIYLDDVSRIKLSELRDLYEEKRKSSENKEEIKQLDQQLTNSSLGTEHFFREMGQMYEASRFLPETDPSRQQLKYLPELCAQLLMDGFPFELVDGDASNIPLQWVSDVLSQLNEIVSPKNKILVVTVLGVQSTGKSTLLNTMFGVQFAVSCGRCTRGAFMLLIKVHEEFKTVLNCDFIVIIDTEGLKSLEGAQLNKNRDYDNKLATLVVGMSNITITNLATENLTEMKDILQIVLHAFLRVREIDKKPKCIFVHQNVSSAAAHEKNTQAQDHLLKLLNELTQTIAQTDQKECKSFSDIMEYNPNTGNFFIPGLWNGNPPMAPVNVGYSEAVYELKKSLIQPMENVDFGAYSICKFQSCLKILWDAIKHENLLLSFRDSLETVAHNRLRTEFEDWDNKFINEVKQWITDAETKISNRKSNNLTKSETKKLVKALKKTATIMLSDGERKILDNLTQYFSQTEGLVHLVTGYRENYEKKVKKDRQGLEKLVNTRLQMAEDIALKRYYRQNYV
- the LOC114480654 gene encoding up-regulator of cell proliferation-like isoform X9, producing the protein MDSPPPTTEQSSTDCCQGHQTDPPGPQSSTDDTNIQQNTTNGNDKGQRDSPPPTTEQKGRNAGNCSADICQGDQTDPPGPQSSTDDTNSQQNTTNGRDKGQMDISPPTTEQKGINAGNCSADICQGDQTDPPGPQSSTDDTNSQQNTTNGRDKGQMDSPPPTTEQSSTDCCQGDQTNPPGPQSSTDDTKSQQNTNGNDKGQRNSHLPTTEQSSTDCCQGDQTDPPGPQSSTDDSNSQQNTTNGKDKGQMDSPLSTTEQSSTDCCQGDQTNFPATQSSTDDTNSQQNTTNAGKDNRQMDFSSFETERGSNAGDCAANRCQGDQMKGSQSLTDDTNSQENTTNEINLESFLKDLGLEQHYRKKLSLQNILQIDKKTIDDEPAKCKSHLPWHFLKKLMMVNVTARNVKYDSDKNSNDDGMSENTELDFNDLFDVANSEDMVNPLDVITALFLCSDGFVQQQMALKMSMCQFPVPLLLPSCDSQQCTLMLWAMRDIVKQYRPEALSESKDFTEERIVLSNLPMVSFVRLGECSLSKSETLNKLLSNSQQYHNIFVHHNMECGDSPRRISNGLTEITWYLPCGNKNIDIFSQPVAVANLRGDIESFETQYAFLCQASAAVFVFLDKLDDLSRLSKKQHHQTQIFLVGNIGDKFPDVTFLNQVTKTLGLTKNNLLFKKNQENYANFIKRLREAVSKVISKTERKMSIEQMANIAHELRIWVDEDFPECQTAKQHADAITAEIQDTLTFKEEQLPLQGQIWKELTSLEKEEFRLQKLGSENIEKRKSDLKEKIDTLRQNQNSKDFSNAMKSFITALSLPQIERNYFLKWMQIYLDDVSRIKLSELRDLYEEKRKSSENKEEIKQLDQQLTNSSLGTEHFFREMGQMYEASRFLPETDPSRQQLKYLPELCAQLLMDGFPFELVDGDASNIPLQWVSDVLSQLNEIVSPKNKILVVTVLGVQSTGKSTLLNTMFGVQFAVSCGRCTRGAFMLLIKVHEEFKTVLNCDFIVIIDTEGLKSLEGAQLNKNRDYDNKLATLVVGMSNITITNLATENLTEMKDILQIVLHAFLRVREIDKKPKCIFVHQNVSSAAAHEKNTQAQDHLLKLLNELTQTIAQTDQKECKSFSDIMEYNPNTGNFFIPGLWNGNPPMAPVNVGYSEAVYELKKSLIQPMENVDFGAYSICKFQSCLKILWDAIKHENLLLSFRDSLETVAHNRLRTEFEDWDNKFINEVKQWITDAETKISNRKSNNLTKSETKKLVKALKKTATIMLSDGERKILDNLTQYFSQTEGLVHLVTGYRENYEKKVKKDRQGLEKLVNTRLQMAEDIALKRYYRQNYV
- the LOC114480654 gene encoding up-regulator of cell proliferation-like isoform X10; the encoded protein is MDSPPPTTEQSSTDCCQGHQTDPPGPQSSTDDTNIQQNTTNGNDKGQRDSPPPTTEQKGRNAGNCSADICQGDQTDPPGPQSSTDDTNSQQNTTNERDKGQMDFSSSKTEQGSNAGDCAANRCQGDQMKGSQSLTDDTNSQENTTNGRDKGQMDISPPTTEQKGINAGNCSADICQGDQTDPPGPQSSTDDTNSQQNTTNGRDKGQMDSPPPTTEQSSTDCCQGDQTNPPGPQSSTDDTKSQQNTNGNDKGQRNSHLPTTEQSSTDCCQGDQTDPPGPQSSTDDSNSQQNTTNGKDKGQMDSPLSTTEQSSTDCCQGDQTNFPATQSSTDDTNSQQNTTNEINLESFLKDLGLEQHYRKKLSLQNILQIDKKTIDDEPAKCKSHLPWHFLKKLMMVNVTARNVKYDSDKNSNDDGMSENTELDFNDLFDVANSEDMVNPLDVITALFLCSDGFVQQQMALKMSMCQFPVPLLLPSCDSQQCTLMLWAMRDIVKQYRPEALSESKDFTEERIVLSNLPMVSFVRLGECSLSKSETLNKLLSNSQQYHNIFVHHNMECGDSPRRISNGLTEITWYLPCGNKNIDIFSQPVAVANLRGDIESFETQYAFLCQASAAVFVFLDKLDDLSRLSKKQHHQTQIFLVGNIGDKFPDVTFLNQVTKTLGLTKNNLLFKKNQENYANFIKRLREAVSKVISKTERKMSIEQMANIAHELRIWVDEDFPECQTAKQHADAITAEIQDTLTFKEEQLPLQGQIWKELTSLEKEEFRLQKLGSENIEKRKSDLKEKIDTLRQNQNSKDFSNAMKSFITALSLPQIERNYFLKWMQIYLDDVSRIKLSELRDLYEEKRKSSENKEEIKQLDQQLTNSSLGTEHFFREMGQMYEASRFLPETDPSRQQLKYLPELCAQLLMDGFPFELVDGDASNIPLQWVSDVLSQLNEIVSPKNKILVVTVLGVQSTGKSTLLNTMFGVQFAVSCGRCTRGAFMLLIKVHEEFKTVLNCDFIVIIDTEGLKSLEGAQLNKNRDYDNKLATLVVGMSNITITNLATENLTEMKDILQIVLHAFLRVREIDKKPKCIFVHQNVSSAAAHEKNTQAQDHLLKLLNELTQTIAQTDQKECKSFSDIMEYNPNTGNFFIPGLWNGNPPMAPVNVGYSEAVYELKKSLIQPMENVDFGAYSICKFQSCLKILWDAIKHENLLLSFRDSLETVAHNRLRTEFEDWDNKFINEVKQWITDAETKISNRKSNNLTKSETKKLVKALKKTATIMLSDGERKILDNLTQYFSQTEGLVHLVTGYRENYEKKVKKDRQGLEKLVNTRLQMAEDIALKRYYRQNYV
- the LOC114480654 gene encoding up-regulator of cell proliferation-like isoform X2; amino-acid sequence: MDSPPPTTEQSSTDCCQGHQTDPPGPQSSTDDTNIQQNTTNGNDKGQRDSPPPTTEQKGRNAGNCSADICQGDQTDPPGPQSSTDDTNSQQNTTNERDKGQMDFSSSKTEQGSNAGDCAANRCQGDQMKGSQSLTDDTNSQENTTNGRDKGQMDISPPTTEQKGINAGNCSADICQGDQTDPPGPQSSTDDTNSQQNTTNGRDKGQMDSPPPTTEQSSTDCCQGDQTNPPGPQSSTDDTKSQQNTNGNDKGQRNSHLPTTEQSSTDCCQGDQTDPPGPQSSTDDSNSQQNTTNGKDKGQMDSPLSTTEQSSTDCCQGDQTNFPATQSSTDDTNSQQNTTNGKDNRQMDFSSFETERGSNAGDCAANRCQGDQMKGSQSLTDDTNSQENTTNEINLESFLKDLGLEQHYRKKLSLQNILQIDKKTIDDEPAKCKSHLPWHFLKKLMMVNVTARNVKYDSDKNSNDDGMSENTELDFNDLFDVANSEDMVNPLDVITALFLCSDGFVQQQMALKMSMCQFPVPLLLPSCDSQQCTLMLWAMRDIVKQYRPEALSESKDFTEERIVLSNLPMVSFVRLGECSLSKSETLNKLLSNSQQYHNIFVHHNMECGDSPRRISNGLTEITWYLPCGNKNIDIFSQPVAVANLRGDIESFETQYAFLCQASAAVFVFLDKLDDLSRLSKKQHHQTQIFLVGNIGDKFPDVTFLNQVTKTLGLTKNNLLFKKNQENYANFIKRLREAVSKVISKTERKMSIEQMANIAHELRIWVDEDFPECQTAKQHADAITAEIQDTLTFKEEQLPLQGQIWKELTSLEKEEFRLQKLGSENIEKRKSDLKEKIDTLRQNQNSKDFSNAMKSFITALSLPQIERNYFLKWMQIYLDDVSRIKLSELRDLYEEKRKSSENKEEIKQLDQQLTNSSLGTEHFFREMGQMYEASRFLPETDPSRQQLKYLPELCAQLLMDGFPFELVDGDASNIPLQWVSDVLSQLNEIVSPKNKILVVTVLGVQSTGKSTLLNTMFGVQFAVSCGRCTRGAFMLLIKVHEEFKTVLNCDFIVIIDTEGLKSLEGAQLNKNRDYDNKLATLVVGMSNITITNLATENLTEMKDILQIVLHAFLRVREIDKKPKCIFVHQNVSSAAAHEKNTQAQDHLLKLLNELTQTIAQTDQKECKSFSDIMEYNPNTGNFFIPGLWNGNPPMAPVNVGYSEAVYELKKSLIQPMENVDFGAYSICKFQSCLKILWDAIKHENLLLSFRDSLETVAHNRLRTEFEDWDNKFINEVKQWITDAETKISNRKSNNLTKSETKKLVKALKKTATIMLSDGERKILDNLTQYFSQTEGLVHLVTGYRENYEKKVKKDRQGLEKLVNTRLQMAEDIALKRYYRQNYV
- the LOC114480654 gene encoding up-regulator of cell proliferation-like isoform X12 translates to MDSPPPTTEQSSTDCCQGHQTDPPGPQSSTDDTNIQQNTTNGNDKGQRDSPPPTTEQKGRNAGNCSADICQGDQTDPPGPQSSTDDTNSQQNTTNERDKGQMDFSSSKTEQGSNAGDCAANRCQGDQMKGSQSLTDDTNSQENTTNGRDKGQMDSPPPTTEQSSTDCCQGDQTNPPGPQSSTDDTKSQQNTNGNDKGQRNSHLPTTEQSSTDCCQGDQTDPPGPQSSTDDSNSQQNTTNGKDKGQMDSPLSTTEQSSTDCCQGDQTNFPATQSSTDDTNSQQNTTNAGKDNRQMDFSSFETERGSNAGDCAANRCQGDQMKGSQSLTDDTNSQENTTNEINLESFLKDLGLEQHYRKKLSLQNILQIDKKTIDDEPAKCKSHLPWHFLKKLMMVNVTARNVKYDSDKNSNDDGMSENTELDFNDLFDVANSEDMVNPLDVITALFLCSDGFVQQQMALKMSMCQFPVPLLLPSCDSQQCTLMLWAMRDIVKQYRPEALSESKDFTEERIVLSNLPMVSFVRLGECSLSKSETLNKLLSNSQQYHNIFVHHNMECGDSPRRISNGLTEITWYLPCGNKNIDIFSQPVAVANLRGDIESFETQYAFLCQASAAVFVFLDKLDDLSRLSKKQHHQTQIFLVGNIGDKFPDVTFLNQVTKTLGLTKNNLLFKKNQENYANFIKRLREAVSKVISKTERKMSIEQMANIAHELRIWVDEDFPECQTAKQHADAITAEIQDTLTFKEEQLPLQGQIWKELTSLEKEEFRLQKLGSENIEKRKSDLKEKIDTLRQNQNSKDFSNAMKSFITALSLPQIERNYFLKWMQIYLDDVSRIKLSELRDLYEEKRKSSENKEEIKQLDQQLTNSSLGTEHFFREMGQMYEASRFLPETDPSRQQLKYLPELCAQLLMDGFPFELVDGDASNIPLQWVSDVLSQLNEIVSPKNKILVVTVLGVQSTGKSTLLNTMFGVQFAVSCGRCTRGAFMLLIKVHEEFKTVLNCDFIVIIDTEGLKSLEGAQLNKNRDYDNKLATLVVGMSNITITNLATENLTEMKDILQIVLHAFLRVREIDKKPKCIFVHQNVSSAAAHEKNTQAQDHLLKLLNELTQTIAQTDQKECKSFSDIMEYNPNTGNFFIPGLWNGNPPMAPVNVGYSEAVYELKKSLIQPMENVDFGAYSICKFQSCLKILWDAIKHENLLLSFRDSLETVAHNRLRTEFEDWDNKFINEVKQWITDAETKISNRKSNNLTKSETKKLVKALKKTATIMLSDGERKILDNLTQYFSQTEGLVHLVTGYRENYEKKVKKDRQGLEKLVNTRLQMAEDIALKRYYRQNYV